The genomic interval TATTATAAGGATAGGGTGATTTAGTGAACAGAAGGCCTAAGAAACATGCAAACACGTAGCaagttactaacgtccacatatCGTGTATGCatcgtataaaaaaacaaactacgTTAACGCAATGGCGTTTGGCGTGCTAcgtgtgtatgtgtatgtttcataGTAGCCCCCCAGATTTATATCTGatttgaacaatttatttatataaattattcaacatttcacaaaaatataaagaattgATTCTGTGCAGAAATTCTGCTTTAAGTAATTTCATTTGACCGGTTTTATCCACGAGACTGTCAATTCTTAGTTTGTCTTATTTGTCAGAAAATATGATCTCCACTTGTAAACTGGCTGGGCGCGCCACCACCGCTCGGGAGATGGACGCTGCGTTGGCACTTCTCCAGCTGCACGACCAAGCCCCACACAGGGCTCAAGGTAGGtccattttattaatctacCCTATAATATCAGGTAATTTTATACGATATGAATGTAATAGATAGCGTGATAATGCTGGTTAGGTGTGGTTTCTGCCCGAGAAAAGGATCActtatatactcgtacatataTGGTATGTCACAGCCAAATCTGTATTCGAATACTTTTCGTGTTTTCGTAGCATGtactttttaatagtattttttttagagaGACAGGGTTTTACACAGAAATGAGGTAGCAAGAATGCTCaaaatatcaaacatttttttagaattgcCGCTAATTGAGAACGGTATGGACATGGATGACACAGCCACGGTAGCATTGTATTTGCTAAGAATGTTCGAGCCAGCCAACGTCGAAAGCACCGCTGCCGTGAGCCAGCCCGGTCCTGTCGCGAGTTccgtaagtaatttttaaatttaatcagaaaatatctaagataacgtatatttgtaattattaggTATTCTGTTTTTCTCTATTAGGTAGATTCCTGAAatgaactttttaattaatttaaattattttatttttgcagacACCGAAAGTTAAGaagacaattttaaaaaacagaaACGCGAACTCTGTGGCTAATGATAATCTGGTAAGATGTTATATGCTtgttatatattcttatatattatttggaaaGCTAAGACTCACAAGCTAAAACAGTATAACAATAAGAAACATTAAACcacttatatcaaaaaattaatatgattcaCAGAAGCAAGAATCCAAGTCgaatgatattgttttgacaaatgcttttgtatattttaggtACCAATAGGATTGGGACATGCCAAAGTCCCATCCCAATTACTGAACAGCATTCGTTGGACTCCAAAAACATATACGAGCGCCACACGAAAGCTATTGATGGCAGTGTTTCCACGAAGGTAAATGATAGAGTAATAATTAcagctgtaataaaaaatgaaaataggcTTTGTAAagttctgaaaataatttgaaccGTTGTGCTTtaaatgcgtttttttttcatagcgTGCTGGCAACCCATTCTTTGACGGGTAAGGCTTCTCCAGCCTTCCAGTACAAGCCAGCTAAGGAGAAACTAAATGCACAGCTTGTGGATGACATTGTGCATACCGTGGTGTCGAAATGTGGCGTTGCGGCAAATCTTGTGCGGTTAGTTTGTATTGTagaaacgaaaaaatatattttttattgatctttatttcttatggtttttattttactttgttttatatttttccagcACTAGCATCACAACAAAATGTGCAGATGAGAGCAAAATGCTTCGCTCTCGTCTAAAGAAGCAGACTAACAGTCGAAAAAATCTCGAGAATAGGGCACCGCGATCTACGTCAGAATCTAATTAAACTGGAGTCCACAACTGAAGAACGTCGTCGCGCCGCGGAAATGTGGTaagaaacagtaaaataattatttaagtatgttaAGTGGAGATATTGAATAacgaatattttcattgtcaattattattattcccaAAACACTCAATAATAgtagaactaaaaaaatactgcatttgcatttttttagtaTGGAGGTCCTaggttaaaaagttatttattcgGAACCGGCAAATGAATGTCctatgagagagagactgACACAACTCAAGtaccaaacattaaaatatacagcAATAGAGTCTAATTATTAAGAATGCtcttaatcttttttttagaaCCGCGAAGTGATAAGTTAGATATGGAAATCGATGAAACAGCCACGATAGGATTATATTTGCTACGAATAATTGAGCTAGGCACCGCTACCGTGAGCCAACCCGTTAGAAACAAGACACTTCGAtacgaaatttgaaatttaatcagAACTAAAATAacgtatatttgtaattttaggtattatattaatctCTATTAGATTCCTAAaatgagtaatattttaattaatttatattattatatttttacagaaacCGAAAGTCAGAAAGACAATGTTAAAAAGTAGAAACGTGAACATTATGGATAATGATAATCTGGTAAGATTATTATGCTTGTTAtatgttcttttatattatttggaaaGCTAAGACTAACAAGCTAAACAGTATAACAATAAGAAACATTAAACCACTTATATCAGATGAATATGATTCATAAGTATTCAAGtcgaataatattgttttgacaaATACGATTGCATATTTTAGGTACCAATAGGATTGGGACATGCAAAGGTTCCATTTCGCTTCCTGAAGAGTATTCGTTGGACTTCAGAAAGACACAAGAAGCCACAAGAAAGCTGTTGATGACAGTGTTTTCatgaagttaaataataatacctttAAGTTTTGTTACAAGAAGAAACTAATAATGCCCAGTTCGTTGAAGACGTTGTGCACGCCGTGGTGTCGAAATGTGGCGTTGCGGCAAATCTTGCCcggtaagtttattatttttaaatatttatattttattaggtatgaACAATAggcatttatttgttatatttatacttttatttttacagtactattttcacaaacaaaacGTGCAGATGAGAGCAAAATGCATCGCAcacgacaaaataaaaagatcaaACGAAAAATTCGCGAGAATAGAGGCCTCTTCCGACGACAGAAACTGACACAACTATAGTGTACCTTACATCCTGAAGAACCAAAATTCGCGTCGCGGAAATTTGGTGAGAAACAGTAGTagacagtaaaatatttaagtattaatttatgcATAGATAtcaaataacacaattttcattgttaattattattgtgtgaTAGGTATTCCGAAACACTTtggaataatgaaatttaaaaaatgcttactacctttttattttatttatatttaaattatataagtccTAGGTTAAAAGTGGCGGCAGTGAAGATCGGTTGAGGACTTGAGGTTGAGCCAGTAGGCAGATTTCCCACACGAGCTAATGCATTGGTAAGTAgctaaattttctttaaattttgtactatgtatatagtaataattacaatacaaaacaaaaattttaatgtaattagaCAAACctaaattttggaaaatacaAATCTAGTTGAGACAATCACTCATTCTATTCGTCAACCTAATAATGCCGGAGGCGTACCCGAGGCGTTGACTTATTCGATCGGAACCAATTGTATCTGAAGATGAATCTGATTCACAATAATCTAAGtcgaataatattgttttgacaaATGCGATTGTATATTCTAGGTACCAACGAGATGGGGATATGCCAAGGTCTCGGTTACTCAAGAGCATCCGTTGGACTAATGTTGGACACCAGAAACATACACTAGCGCCACAAGAAAGCTGATGGCAGTGTTTTCATAAAGGTAAATAATGGTACATTTAAGTTTGAAAAAGGttcagagaaaaatataaaaaaagcagTTTTTATTACAGCATTGTAGGTTTAGATaaagttctaaaaataatttgaagcgTTGTTGCAACATATTCATTGACGGGAAAGCCTGCTCCAGCGTTCCCGTCCAGGAGAGCTAAGAAGAAGCTAAATGCCCGGTTTGTTGAAGACATTGTGCTCACAGTGGTATCGAAATGTTGCGTTGCGGCAAATcggttagtttattttatggaaacTATTActcgtttaaaaattaagtatttatttaatggagATAtcatataacaattattttcattgtcaattattattttgtaatattccgaaacaattaacaata from Plodia interpunctella isolate USDA-ARS_2022_Savannah chromosome 14, ilPloInte3.2, whole genome shotgun sequence carries:
- the LOC128675579 gene encoding protein insensitive-like; the protein is MISTCKLAGRATTAREMDAALALLQLHDQAPHRAQELPLIENGMDMDDTATVALYLLRMFEPANVESTAAVSQPGPVASSTPKVKKTILKNRNANSVANDNLVPIGLGHAKVPSQLLNSIRWTPKTYTSATRKLLMAVFPRSVLATHSLTGKASPAFQYKPAKEKLNAQLVDDIVHTVVSKCGVAANLVRTSITTKCADESKMLRSRLKKQTNSRKNLENRAPRSTSESN